The Colias croceus chromosome 18, ilColCroc2.1 genome has a window encoding:
- the LOC123699817 gene encoding synaptotagmin-16 isoform X1 — protein sequence MVANIGVINSTNVEATAYISAVAAFAVVLLVVLLFLGKKWCYSVTVSRKRCNGILSVDASVDTPGLPLDNAQFDTLSKNIQFPERIFTFEASDSDEELRLRIQQDKEEVECHYEEKNENQPKAEVELIETALRETCSLRETKIDEIVPQKAEYIHTLEAQSSVDSDVIAHNDTSLLCGESGSSSERGSVELTLLYDAPVRSMTVHVLQARSLPLRTQGQILQSQVRIVLLPLKKQKYKSKIRNGENPQYMESFVLHKINPEDVHGLGLRIRIYGCERMRRQRLLGEASVSFATLNFELENSLWLQLMPRQHHHHQTSLQLPKLDPNQSITGVLASPSSITTVMSPANNGEACSLARSDSASSCCSTRSAPELLLGLQYNPTTGHLSVEIIKGTHFRKLSPNKAPDTYVKLCLISSLGMEMGRCKSTTRRAQSNPLYKEVFIFQVALFQLSEVTLMVSVWWRRSVKRNEMVGWFSLGHSSSGREQERHWHELCERQGEQVQRWHVLLDS from the exons ATGGTAGCCAACATCGGCGTCATCAACTCTACAAATG TGGAGGCGACAGCGTATATAAGTGCGGTAGCCGCGTTCGCCGTTGTGTTGCTGGTGGTTTTGCTGTTTCTTGGCAAGAAGTGGTGCTACAGTGTTACAGTTAGTCGTAAACGCTGCAATGGCATCCTCTCCGTAGACGCTAGTGTTGACACCCCAGGTCTTCCGCTTGACAATGCTCAGTTTG ATACTTTGTCGAAAAACATCCAATTCCCCGAACGAATATTTACGTTCGAGGCTTCCGACTCCGACGAGGAGCTGCGCTTGCGCATACAGCAG GATAAGGAGGAAGTCGAATGTCACTATGAAGAAAAGAACGAAAATCAGCCCAAAGCGGAAGTGGAGCTTATTGAAACCGCGTTGAGAGAAACTTGCAGTCTTCGGGAAACCAAGATAGATGAGATTGTGCCACAGAAGGCGGAATACATTCACACGCTCGAAGCGCAGAGCAGCGTTGATAGTGATGTTATAGCCCATAAT GACACTTCGCTACTATGCGGTGAGAGCGGGAGCTCATCGGAGCGGGGCTCAGTGGAGCTCACCCTGCTGTACGACGCGCCCGTGCGTAGCATGACCGTACACGTGTTGCAGGCACGCTCTTTGCCGCTCAGAACTCAGGGTCAGATACTGCAGAGTCAG gtcCGTATCGTACTTCTTCCATTGAAAAAGCAAAAATACAAATCGAAAATTCGCAACGGGGAAAATCCACAGTATATGGAAAGTTTCGTTCTCCACAAGATAAATCCAG AGGATGTCCATGGTTTGGGTCTACGAATTCGCATATATGGTTGCGAGAGGATGCGCCGCCAGAGACTTCTGGGCGAAGCCTCTGTAAGCTTCGCAACCCTTAACTTTGAGCTGGAGAACAGCTTGTGGCTTCAACTGATGCCGCGACAGCACCACCACCATCAGACTAGCTTACAG CTGCCAAAACTGGATCCTAACCAGTCCATCACGGGTGTACTAGCCAGTCCATCGTCCATAACCACGGTGATGAGTCCAGCCAATAATGGCGAGGCGTGCAGTCTGGCGCGGTCTGACTCAGCGTCTTCCTGCTGCAGTACACGATCTGCTCCAGAACTGCTATTGGGCCTGCAGTATAATCCTACCACTGGACATCTGTCTGTTGAG ataataaaaggCACGCATTTCCGAAAACTGTCACCCAACAAGGCTCCAGATACTTATGTGAAGCTGTGTCTCATCAGTTCGTTGGGGATGGAGATGGGAAGGTGCAAGTCGACCACAAGACGAGCGCAGTCCAACCCGCTCTACAAAGAAGTGTTTATATTTCAg GTGGCGCTGTTCCAACTAAGCGAAGTGACGCTGATGGTGTCTGTGTGGTGGAGACGCAGCGTGAAGCGCAACGAGATGGTCGGCTGGTTCTCGCTCGGCCACAGCTCGTCCGGCCGCGAGCAGGAGCGGCACTGGCACGAGCTGTGCGAGCGGCAGGGCGAACAG GTCCAACGCTGGCATGTGCTGCTCGACTCTTGA
- the LOC123699817 gene encoding synaptotagmin-16 isoform X3 produces the protein MLSLDKEEVECHYEEKNENQPKAEVELIETALRETCSLRETKIDEIVPQKAEYIHTLEAQSSVDSDVIAHNDTSLLCGESGSSSERGSVELTLLYDAPVRSMTVHVLQARSLPLRTQGQILQSQVRIVLLPLKKQKYKSKIRNGENPQYMESFVLHKINPEDVHGLGLRIRIYGCERMRRQRLLGEASVSFATLNFELENSLWLQLMPRQHHHHQTSLQLPKLDPNQSITGVLASPSSITTVMSPANNGEACSLARSDSASSCCSTRSAPELLLGLQYNPTTGHLSVEIIKGTHFRKLSPNKAPDTYVKLCLISSLGMEMGRCKSTTRRAQSNPLYKEVFIFQVALFQLSEVTLMVSVWWRRSVKRNEMVGWFSLGHSSSGREQERHWHELCERQGEQVQRWHVLLDS, from the exons ATGCTCAGTTTG GATAAGGAGGAAGTCGAATGTCACTATGAAGAAAAGAACGAAAATCAGCCCAAAGCGGAAGTGGAGCTTATTGAAACCGCGTTGAGAGAAACTTGCAGTCTTCGGGAAACCAAGATAGATGAGATTGTGCCACAGAAGGCGGAATACATTCACACGCTCGAAGCGCAGAGCAGCGTTGATAGTGATGTTATAGCCCATAAT GACACTTCGCTACTATGCGGTGAGAGCGGGAGCTCATCGGAGCGGGGCTCAGTGGAGCTCACCCTGCTGTACGACGCGCCCGTGCGTAGCATGACCGTACACGTGTTGCAGGCACGCTCTTTGCCGCTCAGAACTCAGGGTCAGATACTGCAGAGTCAG gtcCGTATCGTACTTCTTCCATTGAAAAAGCAAAAATACAAATCGAAAATTCGCAACGGGGAAAATCCACAGTATATGGAAAGTTTCGTTCTCCACAAGATAAATCCAG AGGATGTCCATGGTTTGGGTCTACGAATTCGCATATATGGTTGCGAGAGGATGCGCCGCCAGAGACTTCTGGGCGAAGCCTCTGTAAGCTTCGCAACCCTTAACTTTGAGCTGGAGAACAGCTTGTGGCTTCAACTGATGCCGCGACAGCACCACCACCATCAGACTAGCTTACAG CTGCCAAAACTGGATCCTAACCAGTCCATCACGGGTGTACTAGCCAGTCCATCGTCCATAACCACGGTGATGAGTCCAGCCAATAATGGCGAGGCGTGCAGTCTGGCGCGGTCTGACTCAGCGTCTTCCTGCTGCAGTACACGATCTGCTCCAGAACTGCTATTGGGCCTGCAGTATAATCCTACCACTGGACATCTGTCTGTTGAG ataataaaaggCACGCATTTCCGAAAACTGTCACCCAACAAGGCTCCAGATACTTATGTGAAGCTGTGTCTCATCAGTTCGTTGGGGATGGAGATGGGAAGGTGCAAGTCGACCACAAGACGAGCGCAGTCCAACCCGCTCTACAAAGAAGTGTTTATATTTCAg GTGGCGCTGTTCCAACTAAGCGAAGTGACGCTGATGGTGTCTGTGTGGTGGAGACGCAGCGTGAAGCGCAACGAGATGGTCGGCTGGTTCTCGCTCGGCCACAGCTCGTCCGGCCGCGAGCAGGAGCGGCACTGGCACGAGCTGTGCGAGCGGCAGGGCGAACAG GTCCAACGCTGGCATGTGCTGCTCGACTCTTGA
- the LOC123699817 gene encoding synaptotagmin-16 isoform X2: protein MAPDVDKEEVECHYEEKNENQPKAEVELIETALRETCSLRETKIDEIVPQKAEYIHTLEAQSSVDSDVIAHNDTSLLCGESGSSSERGSVELTLLYDAPVRSMTVHVLQARSLPLRTQGQILQSQVRIVLLPLKKQKYKSKIRNGENPQYMESFVLHKINPEDVHGLGLRIRIYGCERMRRQRLLGEASVSFATLNFELENSLWLQLMPRQHHHHQTSLQLPKLDPNQSITGVLASPSSITTVMSPANNGEACSLARSDSASSCCSTRSAPELLLGLQYNPTTGHLSVEIIKGTHFRKLSPNKAPDTYVKLCLISSLGMEMGRCKSTTRRAQSNPLYKEVFIFQVALFQLSEVTLMVSVWWRRSVKRNEMVGWFSLGHSSSGREQERHWHELCERQGEQVQRWHVLLDS, encoded by the exons ATGGCGCCAGATGTG GATAAGGAGGAAGTCGAATGTCACTATGAAGAAAAGAACGAAAATCAGCCCAAAGCGGAAGTGGAGCTTATTGAAACCGCGTTGAGAGAAACTTGCAGTCTTCGGGAAACCAAGATAGATGAGATTGTGCCACAGAAGGCGGAATACATTCACACGCTCGAAGCGCAGAGCAGCGTTGATAGTGATGTTATAGCCCATAAT GACACTTCGCTACTATGCGGTGAGAGCGGGAGCTCATCGGAGCGGGGCTCAGTGGAGCTCACCCTGCTGTACGACGCGCCCGTGCGTAGCATGACCGTACACGTGTTGCAGGCACGCTCTTTGCCGCTCAGAACTCAGGGTCAGATACTGCAGAGTCAG gtcCGTATCGTACTTCTTCCATTGAAAAAGCAAAAATACAAATCGAAAATTCGCAACGGGGAAAATCCACAGTATATGGAAAGTTTCGTTCTCCACAAGATAAATCCAG AGGATGTCCATGGTTTGGGTCTACGAATTCGCATATATGGTTGCGAGAGGATGCGCCGCCAGAGACTTCTGGGCGAAGCCTCTGTAAGCTTCGCAACCCTTAACTTTGAGCTGGAGAACAGCTTGTGGCTTCAACTGATGCCGCGACAGCACCACCACCATCAGACTAGCTTACAG CTGCCAAAACTGGATCCTAACCAGTCCATCACGGGTGTACTAGCCAGTCCATCGTCCATAACCACGGTGATGAGTCCAGCCAATAATGGCGAGGCGTGCAGTCTGGCGCGGTCTGACTCAGCGTCTTCCTGCTGCAGTACACGATCTGCTCCAGAACTGCTATTGGGCCTGCAGTATAATCCTACCACTGGACATCTGTCTGTTGAG ataataaaaggCACGCATTTCCGAAAACTGTCACCCAACAAGGCTCCAGATACTTATGTGAAGCTGTGTCTCATCAGTTCGTTGGGGATGGAGATGGGAAGGTGCAAGTCGACCACAAGACGAGCGCAGTCCAACCCGCTCTACAAAGAAGTGTTTATATTTCAg GTGGCGCTGTTCCAACTAAGCGAAGTGACGCTGATGGTGTCTGTGTGGTGGAGACGCAGCGTGAAGCGCAACGAGATGGTCGGCTGGTTCTCGCTCGGCCACAGCTCGTCCGGCCGCGAGCAGGAGCGGCACTGGCACGAGCTGTGCGAGCGGCAGGGCGAACAG GTCCAACGCTGGCATGTGCTGCTCGACTCTTGA